A portion of the Nitratidesulfovibrio termitidis HI1 genome contains these proteins:
- a CDS encoding GntR family transcriptional regulator, with amino-acid sequence MQGFTKQTYCHQVADYIKERILAGEFTPGDKINEVLLATRLSISRAPVREALQLLVQEGLVISIPQRGKFITALTAKDIRDSYFTGGVLEGAAAASTISAFSDEDFAELRAIVDAMADTVAKGGDMDELSKLDTRFHGVIFSRTDNDLLVELSRRSCQGLGKFLLFRHWRTTFAPAEVLQRHRVVLDAMLSRDPARIEHTLREHYAESGRRMARWGIDQAAED; translated from the coding sequence ATGCAGGGTTTTACCAAGCAGACATACTGCCATCAGGTGGCCGACTACATTAAAGAGCGAATCCTGGCCGGGGAATTCACCCCGGGCGACAAGATCAACGAGGTGCTCCTGGCCACGCGCCTCTCCATCAGCCGGGCTCCTGTTCGCGAAGCCCTGCAACTGCTTGTCCAGGAAGGGCTGGTCATCTCCATCCCGCAGCGCGGCAAGTTCATCACGGCCCTGACGGCAAAAGACATCCGCGACAGCTACTTTACCGGGGGGGTGCTGGAAGGCGCCGCGGCAGCCTCCACCATCAGCGCCTTCTCCGACGAAGATTTCGCGGAACTGCGCGCCATCGTGGATGCCATGGCGGACACCGTCGCCAAGGGCGGCGACATGGACGAGCTGTCGAAGCTCGATACCCGGTTCCATGGCGTCATTTTTTCCCGCACCGACAACGACCTGCTGGTGGAACTGTCGCGCCGGTCCTGCCAGGGGCTCGGCAAATTCCTGCTTTTCCGCCACTGGCGCACCACCTTTGCCCCGGCGGAAGTCCTCCAGCGCCACCGCGTGGTGCTTGACGCCATGCTTTCCCGCGATCCTGCACGCATCGAACACACCCTGCGCGAACACTATGCCGAGTCCGGCAGGCGCATGGCCCGCTGGGGCATCGACCAGGCCGCAGAGGATTGA
- a CDS encoding Na+/H+ antiporter NhaC family protein has protein sequence MEKRLEMHGGILGGLVPLLVLIGGLVWLSVAERGGTKPFWACAWLAIAVGLFFARNKEEYCKSIMRGIGDKTGIVIITAWLFAGVFGTLMVAGGLVDGLLWMGMTTGAKGAAFTLIVFFAAMLFSLGTGTSTGTCIALTPVLYPAGHFLGADPSMLGLAILSGAAFGDNLAPISDTTIVSAYTQGATMKDVVRSRFPLSMAAAAIAGVVFLTFGGGGELHPLPEIQARMDATGAVMLIALVVVVASALSGRHIIESLIYGNVAAGIIGVVTGRFAPAALFSIPPKRGVSTGLIENGINGVVGAIIFAVLILAVTSVLVESGIMKRILTLAETAFVRTVRQAELFIIGVTILASIPISANAPAELLVGPSLVRPLGEKFDLAPARRANLMDCAVCTIFFTLPWHIVVAAWYAALVTAADAYGISAPSISSALYNPYSWALLGVLLFSAVTGWNRKFGGNEGLVGEAA, from the coding sequence ATGGAAAAGCGTCTTGAAATGCATGGTGGGATTCTTGGAGGCTTGGTTCCGCTCCTAGTTCTCATCGGTGGCCTGGTATGGCTCTCCGTGGCGGAACGCGGAGGCACGAAACCCTTCTGGGCCTGTGCGTGGCTGGCCATAGCCGTTGGACTCTTCTTCGCGCGCAACAAGGAGGAATACTGCAAGTCCATCATGCGCGGCATCGGGGACAAGACCGGCATCGTCATCATCACGGCATGGCTGTTCGCGGGCGTGTTCGGAACGCTCATGGTCGCCGGTGGCCTTGTCGACGGGCTGTTGTGGATGGGCATGACCACGGGGGCGAAGGGCGCGGCGTTCACCCTCATCGTCTTCTTCGCGGCCATGCTGTTCTCGCTCGGCACGGGCACAAGCACCGGCACCTGCATCGCGCTCACGCCGGTGCTGTACCCCGCCGGGCATTTCCTGGGCGCGGACCCGAGCATGCTCGGGCTGGCCATCCTTTCCGGCGCGGCATTTGGCGACAATCTCGCCCCCATATCGGACACCACCATCGTTTCGGCCTATACCCAGGGGGCCACGATGAAAGATGTCGTGCGCAGCCGTTTTCCGCTGTCCATGGCCGCCGCCGCCATCGCGGGGGTGGTGTTTCTGACTTTCGGCGGCGGCGGAGAACTGCACCCCCTGCCTGAAATACAGGCCCGCATGGACGCCACCGGGGCAGTCATGCTCATCGCCCTCGTGGTGGTGGTGGCCTCCGCCCTGTCCGGCAGGCACATCATCGAGTCGCTCATCTACGGCAACGTGGCGGCCGGCATCATCGGCGTGGTGACGGGACGCTTCGCCCCCGCCGCCCTGTTCAGCATTCCCCCCAAGCGCGGGGTATCGACCGGGCTCATCGAAAACGGCATCAACGGGGTGGTGGGCGCCATCATCTTCGCCGTCCTGATCCTGGCGGTAACCTCGGTGCTGGTGGAAAGCGGCATCATGAAGCGCATCCTGACCCTGGCCGAAACCGCGTTCGTGCGAACCGTCCGGCAGGCGGAACTCTTCATCATCGGTGTCACGATCCTTGCCTCCATTCCCATTTCCGCCAACGCCCCTGCCGAACTGCTGGTGGGCCCCTCGCTCGTGCGTCCGCTGGGCGAAAAGTTCGACCTGGCCCCGGCCCGCCGCGCCAATCTCATGGACTGCGCCGTCTGCACCATCTTCTTCACCCTGCCGTGGCACATCGTGGTGGCGGCATGGTACGCGGCGCTGGTAACTGCCGCCGACGCCTACGGCATCAGCGCTCCGTCCATCAGTTCGGCGTTGTACAATCCCTATTCCTGGGCCTTGCTCGGCGTGCTGCTGTTCTCTGCCGTAACCGGCTGGAACCGCAAGTTCGGCGGCAACGAAGGGCTTGTGGGCGAAGCAGCCTGA
- a CDS encoding D-cysteine desulfhydrase, with the protein MNLAILPRRGYVQHPTPIEACPAFSRALGNKVNIFIKRDDLLPGCAGGNKTRKLDFSMADALAHKADTIITCGAVQSNHCRLTLAWAVKEGLDCHLVLEERVSGSYKPEASGNNFLFNLLGVKSITVVPGGSDMPGEMEKLAARLRASGRTPYIIPGGASNAIGATGYVACAQEILQQLFETGLAIQHMVVPSGSAGTHAGIAVGMVGNNAGIPVSGINVSRTKTDQEQLVRRLARATADHVGMKGTFPDDAVTCFDGYVGPGYSLPTDSMVEAVRLLARTEGILLDPVYSGKAMAGLIDLVRSGYFTEGSNVLFLHTGGSPALYAYLETFR; encoded by the coding sequence ATGAATCTCGCGATCCTGCCACGGCGCGGCTACGTGCAGCACCCTACCCCCATCGAAGCCTGCCCCGCCTTTTCCCGGGCGCTCGGCAACAAGGTGAACATCTTCATCAAACGCGATGACCTGCTGCCCGGATGCGCGGGCGGCAACAAGACGCGCAAGCTCGATTTTTCCATGGCGGATGCGCTGGCGCACAAGGCGGACACCATCATCACCTGCGGCGCGGTGCAATCGAACCACTGCCGCCTGACGCTTGCCTGGGCCGTAAAAGAAGGGCTGGACTGCCATCTCGTACTCGAAGAACGCGTGAGCGGCAGCTACAAGCCCGAAGCTTCAGGCAACAACTTTCTGTTCAACCTGTTGGGCGTCAAAAGCATCACCGTGGTTCCCGGCGGCTCGGACATGCCGGGCGAGATGGAAAAGCTGGCCGCACGGCTGCGCGCCAGCGGGCGCACCCCGTACATCATCCCCGGCGGGGCATCCAATGCCATCGGCGCGACGGGCTACGTGGCCTGCGCACAGGAAATACTGCAACAGCTGTTCGAAACGGGGCTGGCCATCCAGCACATGGTGGTGCCCAGCGGCAGCGCGGGTACCCATGCGGGCATAGCCGTCGGCATGGTGGGCAACAACGCGGGCATCCCCGTATCCGGCATCAATGTCAGCCGCACCAAGACCGACCAGGAACAGCTGGTGCGCAGGCTGGCGCGGGCCACGGCCGACCATGTCGGCATGAAGGGAACATTCCCGGACGATGCGGTGACCTGCTTCGACGGATACGTCGGGCCCGGATACTCGCTCCCGACGGATTCCATGGTCGAAGCGGTAAGGCTTCTGGCGCGCACGGAAGGCATACTGCTTGATCCCGTGTACTCCGGAAAGGCCATGGCCGGCCTGATCGACCTTGTCCGCTCCGGATATTTCACGGAAGGGTCCAACGTACTGTTCCTGCACACCGGCGGATCACCGGCACTGTACGCCTATCTTGAAACGTTCAGGTAG
- a CDS encoding RidA family protein — protein MSDIHAITTTQAPKAIGPYSQAIALPGLLFVSGQLPIDPATGNMVEGPIRLLAHRVFTNLRAIAKAAGCDMGDAVKTTVFLTDLAAFPTVNAIYAEYFPQPYPARSAIQVAALPLGSPLEAEAIFMRKG, from the coding sequence ATGTCTGACATCCACGCCATCACCACCACCCAGGCGCCGAAGGCCATCGGACCATATTCGCAGGCCATCGCGCTTCCCGGGCTGCTCTTCGTCTCCGGGCAGCTTCCCATCGATCCCGCAACCGGCAACATGGTCGAAGGACCGATACGCCTGCTCGCGCACCGCGTTTTCACCAACCTGCGCGCCATTGCCAAGGCCGCCGGCTGCGACATGGGCGATGCCGTCAAGACCACGGTGTTCCTCACCGACCTTGCGGCGTTCCCGACCGTCAACGCCATCTACGCAGAATACTTCCCACAGCCCTATCCGGCCCGCAGCGCCATCCAGGTCGCGGCGCTTCCCCTGGGAAGCCCTCTGGAAGCCGAAGCCATCTTCATGCGCAAGGGCTGA
- a CDS encoding phosphate ABC transporter ATP-binding protein: MELNIRDPQPGLRVTGLCVSFHGRPAVKNASLDLPRTGVTVLLGRSGSGKTTFLRALNRLNECFPGCETTGSIVLYPGKAGGTGHADGEPGAPCSVPGPDGPCDVLGSHAPALTELRRRVGMVFQTPNVLPMSIRRNLLLPLELVRGQQADAPARMQAVLTDVGLWDDVRQRLDRPAAQLSGGQQQRLCLARMLILEPDVLLLDEPTASLDAATTRDVEGLVRRLAVHRPVLMVSHSLGQTLRLADRVVIFADGRPQQEFTPTDLADDAGREALMQALL; the protein is encoded by the coding sequence ATGGAACTGAACATACGCGATCCCCAGCCGGGCCTGCGGGTCACCGGGCTGTGCGTGTCCTTCCATGGTCGCCCGGCGGTAAAGAACGCCTCGCTGGACCTGCCCCGCACCGGGGTCACCGTGCTGCTGGGCCGCTCCGGCTCGGGCAAGACCACCTTCCTGCGTGCCCTGAACCGCCTGAACGAATGCTTTCCCGGGTGCGAGACCACCGGCTCCATCGTGCTGTATCCCGGCAAAGCGGGCGGCACGGGGCATGCCGACGGCGAACCTGGCGCCCCATGCAGCGTGCCGGGGCCGGACGGACCCTGCGACGTGCTGGGGTCGCATGCCCCGGCCCTGACCGAACTGCGCCGCCGTGTGGGCATGGTGTTCCAGACGCCCAACGTGCTGCCCATGAGCATCCGGCGCAACCTGCTGCTGCCGCTGGAACTGGTGCGCGGACAACAGGCCGACGCCCCGGCCCGCATGCAGGCCGTGCTGACCGACGTGGGCCTGTGGGATGATGTGCGCCAACGGCTGGACCGCCCCGCCGCCCAGCTTTCCGGCGGGCAGCAGCAACGACTGTGCCTGGCCCGCATGCTGATCCTGGAACCGGACGTACTGCTGCTGGACGAACCCACCGCCTCGCTGGACGCGGCCACCACCCGCGACGTGGAAGGACTGGTACGCCGTCTGGCCGTCCACCGTCCGGTGCTGATGGTGTCGCACAGCCTGGGGCAGACCCTGCGCCTGGCCGACCGGGTGGTCATCTTCGCCGACGGCAGACCGCAGCAGGAATTCACACCCACAGACCTCGCCGACGATGCGGGCCGCGAAGCCCTGATGCAGGCGCTGCTGTAG
- a CDS encoding PstA family ABC transporter permease, translated as MTQRPDAPTPRHLPVRRAPSLVFSNIRSGIRSGTQSGTHSGTRPRERMLVAMAWLAAALVVSVAAIGCGYLLWRGVPTLGRALFFGDTPPLLAMAGLRPVWDGIWPACAGSLYLVGLTTLLVLGPGVGCGIYLAEYAGPRARRHLGLAVELLAGVPSIVMGLFGFTLILVLRRAFLPQANTCLLLAAGCLALLVLPPLVVSTRAALESLPPELRLTGAALGLTREQTVFRVLLPEAGRGILGGVMLVVGRAAEDTAVILLTGVVANAGLPAGLLAKFEALPFTIYYTAAQYQTEDELARGFGAALVLLVLSGSMMLGAGALQRVMARRHKGAEAWN; from the coding sequence ATGACGCAGCGCCCGGATGCACCCACCCCCCGGCACCTGCCGGTCAGGCGCGCCCCCTCCCTCGTCTTCTCCAATATCCGGTCTGGCATCCGGTCTGGCACCCAATCCGGCACCCACTCCGGCACCCGGCCCCGCGAACGGATGCTGGTCGCCATGGCCTGGCTGGCCGCGGCACTGGTCGTGTCCGTGGCCGCCATCGGCTGCGGCTACCTGCTGTGGCGCGGGGTGCCCACCCTGGGCCGCGCGCTGTTTTTCGGAGACACCCCGCCCCTGCTGGCCATGGCCGGGCTGCGCCCGGTGTGGGACGGCATCTGGCCCGCCTGCGCGGGCAGCCTGTACCTTGTCGGGCTGACCACCCTGCTGGTGCTGGGGCCGGGCGTGGGGTGCGGCATCTATCTTGCCGAATACGCGGGACCGCGCGCCCGCCGCCATCTGGGGCTGGCCGTGGAACTGCTGGCCGGGGTGCCGTCCATCGTCATGGGGCTGTTCGGGTTCACGCTCATCCTCGTGCTGCGGCGCGCCTTCCTGCCCCAGGCCAACACCTGCCTGCTGCTGGCGGCGGGGTGCCTGGCCCTGCTGGTGCTGCCCCCGCTGGTGGTGTCCACCCGCGCCGCGCTGGAATCGCTGCCTCCCGAACTGCGGCTGACCGGGGCGGCCCTGGGGTTGACCCGCGAGCAGACCGTGTTCCGCGTGCTGCTGCCGGAGGCCGGGCGCGGCATTCTGGGCGGGGTCATGCTGGTCGTGGGCCGCGCGGCGGAAGACACGGCGGTGATCCTGCTCACCGGGGTGGTGGCCAATGCCGGGCTGCCCGCAGGGCTGCTGGCCAAGTTCGAGGCCCTGCCCTTCACCATCTATTACACCGCCGCCCAGTACCAGACCGAGGACGAACTAGCGCGCGGCTTTGGCGCGGCACTGGTGCTGCTGGTCCTTTCCGGTTCCATGATGCTGGGGGCCGGGGCGTTGCAGCGGGTGATGGCGCGCCGCCACAAGGGAGCGGAGGCATGGAACTGA
- a CDS encoding PstC family ABC transporter permease: MLGIAAVFGFVTVYALPVLLSGQGLAVLSWRWLPAAGQFGILPMVCGSALLACSALLLGWPLALGLCGWMHGLGPARPARALRQLVHGMAAVPTVVYGFVSVFLLVPLVRRAGQGSGLCWLSAALVLALLVLPTMVVIMDAALREQGRSLRLTGAALGLSPAQVFAHVMLPGARRWLVTAGVFGFGRAVGDTLIPLMLAGNAPGVPASPFDALRTLTAHMALVMATDAGSTAYHSLFAAGILLLAVSAGVSLTVRRLRGAGQDALSDAGWQP, encoded by the coding sequence GTGCTGGGCATTGCCGCCGTGTTCGGTTTCGTCACCGTGTATGCCCTGCCCGTGCTGCTGAGCGGGCAGGGCCTTGCGGTGCTGTCCTGGCGCTGGCTGCCCGCCGCCGGGCAGTTCGGCATCCTGCCCATGGTCTGCGGCTCGGCGCTGCTGGCCTGCTCGGCCCTGCTGCTGGGTTGGCCGCTGGCCCTCGGCCTGTGCGGCTGGATGCACGGGCTTGGCCCCGCACGCCCCGCCCGCGCCCTGCGCCAACTGGTGCACGGCATGGCGGCTGTGCCCACGGTGGTCTACGGGTTCGTTTCGGTGTTCCTGCTGGTGCCGCTGGTGCGGCGGGCGGGGCAGGGGTCCGGCCTGTGCTGGCTGTCCGCCGCCCTGGTGCTGGCCCTGCTGGTGCTGCCCACCATGGTGGTGATCATGGACGCCGCCCTGCGCGAACAGGGCCGGTCGCTGCGGCTCACCGGCGCGGCACTGGGCCTTTCGCCCGCGCAGGTCTTTGCCCACGTCATGCTGCCGGGCGCCCGGCGCTGGCTGGTCACTGCCGGGGTGTTCGGCTTCGGCCGGGCCGTGGGCGACACGCTGATTCCGCTGATGCTGGCGGGCAACGCACCCGGCGTGCCCGCATCGCCCTTCGACGCGCTGCGCACCCTCACCGCGCACATGGCGCTGGTCATGGCCACCGACGCGGGCAGCACCGCCTACCATTCACTGTTCGCGGCGGGCATTCTGCTGCTGGCCGTGAGCGCGGGCGTCAGCCTGACGGTGCGCCGCCTGCGCGGCGCCGGGCAGGATGCCCTTTCCGACGCGGGATGGCAGCCATGA